A region of Roseobacter litoralis Och 149 DNA encodes the following proteins:
- a CDS encoding bile acid:sodium symporter, giving the protein MVGAFEQAILALMIFVIMLGMGASLTPRDFYLALRRPYGLAIGVIAQYGFMPLIGFLLATLLNVPPAIAIGILIMSCMPGGTTSNIFTYFSKGNLALSVLMTVTSTVTGVIMIPIVLLVYATALDLEIPRENIIATLVLLLVPVAIGMVLRKISANVGAVTEFFGSALALFFILFLIVSWIPRNWQFLLETSAATYFASIALGVFGITIGYIFARALRLHPRNARTVALETGIQNGPLAIAIIVFTFSGAEQQAVTAVPVLYSLFIVIVATLVTLVFRRANTAAEQKMPDSLL; this is encoded by the coding sequence ATGGTCGGAGCATTTGAACAGGCGATCCTCGCGTTGATGATTTTCGTGATCATGCTGGGGATGGGGGCGTCGCTGACGCCGCGCGATTTTTATCTGGCCTTGCGGCGACCCTATGGCCTCGCCATCGGCGTGATCGCGCAATATGGGTTTATGCCCCTGATCGGCTTTTTGCTGGCGACCCTGCTGAATGTCCCGCCCGCTATTGCGATTGGCATATTGATCATGTCGTGCATGCCGGGGGGCACAACGTCGAACATCTTCACCTATTTCTCCAAAGGTAATCTGGCGCTCTCGGTCTTGATGACGGTAACGTCGACGGTGACAGGCGTGATCATGATCCCGATTGTGTTGCTGGTTTACGCAACGGCGCTTGATCTTGAGATTCCGCGCGAAAATATCATCGCCACTTTGGTCCTGCTGCTCGTTCCCGTGGCGATCGGCATGGTGCTGCGCAAGATCAGCGCGAATGTCGGGGCTGTGACGGAGTTTTTCGGCTCTGCTCTGGCGCTGTTCTTTATTCTGTTCCTCATCGTCAGCTGGATACCGCGCAATTGGCAATTCCTGCTGGAAACCAGCGCGGCGACCTATTTCGCATCCATCGCATTGGGTGTTTTCGGGATCACTATCGGGTATATCTTTGCGCGCGCGCTGCGTCTGCACCCCAGAAATGCGCGCACCGTCGCCTTGGAAACGGGTATTCAGAACGGACCCTTGGCGATTGCGATTATCGTTTTCACCTTTTCGGGAGCTGAGCAACAGGCCGTCACTGCGGTGCCCGTGCTCTATTCCCTGTTTATCGTGATTGTCGCCACATTGGTCACGCTGGTATTCCGGCGCGCCAACACGGCGGCAGAGCAAAAGATGCCGGACAGTCTGCTTTAG
- a CDS encoding AMP-binding protein, translating into MTAHERPWTAFYGVDVRPDLPEASYRTIGDLVHSVANTYGKAPAFTACMPNGMNGTLTFEQVDQMSDAFAVYLREVAGLQQGDRVALQMPNCLSFPIAAFGILKAGCVLVNVNPLYTADEMAKQFVDAEPHALIIVDMFADKIPQATRGHPIPNIIVTRVAEFLPTLPKWIIGLVQKHWDKSVKPIEVPHIRLPDAIAAGRVHMQSEKIEVYAYRRNVQPDDIACLQYTGGTTGVAKGAMLTHANLIMNMEQVMELISGVEKGKEIALTALPMYHIFAFTVNLLGFYWLGARNILIPNPRPLASLKRAMENYKITWMSGVNTLFNGLTNEVWFTDSPPKHLKFASAGGMALQTAVEERWQEITGKPVVQGYGLTETSPALTFEPLGKKRSGTIGVPVPSTLVACLDDDGHEVPVGQSGEIAAKGPQIMAGYWNKPEETAAVMKDGWFLTGDIGVMDADGYFTIVDRKKDMVVVSGFNVYPNEIEECLATHPAIVEAAVIGVPDDATGEAVKAFIVRRDPSLSEADIRTHCKAHLTAYKIPRRVEFRDELPKSNVGKILRKDLRATEIAHQAQE; encoded by the coding sequence ATGACTGCGCATGAGCGGCCATGGACGGCATTTTATGGTGTGGACGTGCGTCCGGACCTGCCCGAGGCATCGTACCGAACCATTGGCGATCTGGTGCATTCCGTCGCCAATACCTATGGCAAGGCCCCGGCCTTCACCGCCTGCATGCCCAACGGCATGAACGGAACTTTGACGTTTGAGCAGGTGGACCAGATGTCTGACGCCTTTGCGGTGTACCTGCGCGAGGTCGCCGGGTTGCAGCAGGGTGATCGCGTCGCGTTGCAGATGCCCAATTGCCTCAGCTTTCCAATCGCGGCCTTTGGGATCCTGAAAGCGGGGTGTGTTCTGGTCAATGTGAACCCGCTGTACACAGCGGACGAGATGGCAAAACAATTCGTGGACGCAGAACCCCACGCCCTGATCATCGTGGATATGTTCGCCGACAAAATCCCGCAAGCGACGCGCGGTCATCCGATCCCGAATATCATTGTTACGCGGGTCGCGGAGTTTTTGCCGACCCTGCCAAAGTGGATCATCGGGCTGGTGCAAAAGCACTGGGACAAATCGGTGAAACCCATTGAGGTGCCGCATATTCGTCTTCCCGATGCTATTGCGGCGGGTCGGGTGCATATGCAGTCCGAAAAGATCGAGGTTTATGCCTATCGGCGCAATGTGCAGCCTGACGACATCGCCTGCCTGCAATACACCGGTGGGACGACCGGCGTGGCCAAGGGCGCGATGCTGACCCATGCCAATCTGATCATGAACATGGAACAGGTGATGGAGCTGATCTCCGGCGTGGAGAAGGGCAAAGAGATCGCCCTGACAGCTTTGCCGATGTATCATATCTTTGCGTTCACGGTAAATTTGCTCGGGTTTTACTGGCTGGGCGCGCGCAACATCCTGATCCCGAACCCGCGCCCGCTGGCCAGCCTGAAACGCGCGATGGAGAATTACAAGATCACGTGGATGAGCGGTGTGAACACCCTGTTCAACGGCTTGACGAATGAGGTCTGGTTCACGGACAGCCCGCCCAAACATCTGAAATTCGCCTCTGCTGGCGGTATGGCGCTGCAAACGGCGGTCGAAGAACGCTGGCAGGAGATTACCGGAAAACCAGTGGTTCAGGGGTATGGCCTGACCGAAACATCACCCGCCTTGACCTTTGAGCCCTTGGGTAAAAAGCGCAGTGGCACCATCGGCGTGCCTGTGCCGTCCACCTTGGTAGCCTGCCTTGATGATGACGGCCACGAAGTCCCCGTCGGCCAATCCGGAGAGATTGCAGCGAAGGGGCCGCAGATCATGGCCGGCTATTGGAACAAGCCCGAGGAAACCGCGGCGGTGATGAAAGACGGCTGGTTCCTGACCGGCGACATCGGCGTCATGGATGCCGATGGCTATTTCACTATTGTGGACCGCAAGAAAGACATGGTGGTGGTGTCCGGATTCAACGTCTACCCCAATGAGATCGAGGAATGCCTCGCAACCCATCCTGCGATTGTTGAGGCGGCGGTGATCGGCGTCCCCGATGACGCAACCGGGGAGGCGGTCAAAGCCTTTATCGTCAGACGAGACCCCAGCCTGTCGGAGGCTGACATCCGCACCCATTGCAAGGCGCATCTGACCGCCTATAAAATCCCCAGACGGGTCGAGTTTCGCGATGAACTGCCGAAATCCAACGTCGGAAAAATCCTCAGAAAAGACCTGCGCGCGACCGAGATCGCGCATCAGGCGCAGGAGTAA
- a CDS encoding ring-cleaving dioxygenase — protein sequence MDKKRMNGLHHVTAISGPPQANADFFTKVMQQRLVKKTVNFDDPGTYHLYYGNETADPGTILTFFPFVNAGPGRAGPGMASAYAYAVGQRGFDTWMERLALEAIDFDGPAERFGSRVIKVSDPDGAKVELVEVEGDDRPTLDGFHSVTLQLDDMEPTQRLLTDIMGYDEVAHETKNGEERLRLQLPGDVRGGVVDLMRSDVPSIGRQGAGSIHHVAFRALDDEDQLDWRERLVSAGMDVTPVIDRQYFNAIYFREPGGVLFEIATDPPGFTRDEDLAHLGQSLQLPAQYESARDRIERTLPPLVA from the coding sequence ATGGATAAGAAACGCATGAACGGCCTGCATCACGTCACTGCAATCAGCGGCCCCCCGCAGGCAAATGCAGACTTTTTCACCAAGGTCATGCAACAGCGTCTGGTGAAAAAGACCGTCAATTTTGACGATCCGGGCACGTATCATTTGTACTACGGCAACGAAACGGCTGATCCCGGCACGATCCTGACGTTCTTCCCCTTTGTAAATGCAGGTCCCGGGCGCGCCGGTCCCGGTATGGCGTCTGCCTATGCATACGCTGTGGGTCAGCGCGGGTTTGATACCTGGATGGAACGTCTGGCGCTTGAGGCCATCGATTTTGATGGCCCCGCGGAACGGTTTGGCAGCAGGGTTATCAAAGTTTCGGACCCGGATGGGGCCAAGGTCGAACTTGTTGAAGTAGAAGGCGATGACCGCCCCACGCTGGACGGCTTTCATTCTGTGACTTTGCAACTGGACGATATGGAGCCGACGCAGCGGTTGCTGACGGACATCATGGGCTATGACGAGGTCGCGCATGAAACCAAGAACGGCGAAGAGCGTCTGCGTTTGCAACTGCCCGGCGACGTGCGTGGCGGCGTTGTTGATCTGATGCGCTCGGATGTACCTTCCATCGGGCGTCAGGGTGCGGGCAGCATCCATCACGTGGCCTTTCGCGCGCTGGATGACGAGGATCAATTGGATTGGCGCGAACGCTTGGTGAGCGCGGGCATGGACGTCACACCCGTGATCGACCGGCAGTATTTCAACGCGATCTATTTTCGCGAACCCGGCGGTGTCCTTTTCGAAATTGCAACGGACCCACCCGGGTTTACCCGCGATGAAGACCTCGCGCATCTGGGTCAGTCCCTGCAGCTGCCCGCACAATACGAAAGCGCGCGCGACCGGATCGAGCGGACCCTGCCCCCGCTTGTGGCCTGA
- a CDS encoding alpha/beta hydrolase, with the protein MLHAGQNPRAASFGLVLLHGRGAGASDIIGLGEALALPDLALIAPEAPGRSWWPTSFLAPSDQMEPYAQAGLSQVDAAIRTLSESGLPRKRIGVLGFSQGACLAAEYLARRGTGLGFGFILSGGLIGTADAGTGPDAALYGFGDKVLNYDTNLAGTQIDMSCHAEDPHIPHRRFADSAARLQQAGANVSARTKPGQGHGIDEADIAKVRKLLNVTPA; encoded by the coding sequence ATGCTACACGCCGGGCAGAACCCTCGGGCGGCGTCCTTTGGCCTCGTGCTTTTGCACGGGCGCGGGGCCGGGGCGTCGGATATCATCGGTTTGGGCGAAGCTTTGGCTTTGCCCGACCTTGCGCTGATCGCGCCCGAAGCGCCGGGGCGGTCATGGTGGCCAACGAGCTTTCTCGCACCCTCAGATCAAATGGAACCCTATGCGCAGGCCGGTCTGTCGCAGGTCGATGCCGCCATCAGAACCCTGAGCGAAAGTGGCCTGCCCCGAAAACGGATCGGGGTGCTCGGCTTCAGTCAGGGTGCTTGTCTGGCCGCTGAATATCTGGCGCGGCGCGGCACGGGGTTGGGCTTTGGTTTTATACTGTCAGGTGGCCTGATCGGAACAGCGGATGCCGGCACAGGCCCTGATGCCGCGCTGTACGGGTTTGGCGACAAAGTCCTGAACTACGATACCAATCTGGCAGGCACGCAGATCGACATGAGCTGCCACGCAGAGGATCCGCATATTCCCCACCGGCGCTTTGCGGATAGTGCGGCGCGCTTGCAACAGGCCGGCGCGAACGTTTCGGCGCGGACCAAACCGGGTCAGGGCCATGGGATCGACGAAGCCGATATCGCCAAAGTGCGTAAACTGCTGAATGTGACACCAGCGTAA
- a CDS encoding ABC transporter ATP-binding protein produces the protein MTLLTLRNVEASYGVSPALFGVDLSLQPGEVMALMGRNGMGKSTTVKAICRMVPTRGTLEFDGRDLSRLPSHRAARLGIGLVPEGRRCFSSLTVSENLSAAARPGHWTFETVAELFPRLAERKEQKAATLSGGEQQMVAIARALMTNPRLLILDEATEGLAPLVRQEIWAALTELKRSTGMSIILIDKSLGELSRICERATILERGTTVWSGAMTDLTPDISTRYIGV, from the coding sequence ATGACGCTTTTGACGCTGCGCAATGTCGAGGCATCTTACGGGGTCAGCCCCGCGCTTTTCGGTGTCGATCTGAGCTTGCAGCCGGGCGAGGTCATGGCGCTGATGGGGCGCAACGGGATGGGCAAAAGCACCACCGTCAAGGCGATTTGCAGGATGGTGCCGACACGCGGCACGTTGGAGTTTGATGGGCGAGATCTGTCGCGCTTGCCCAGCCATCGCGCCGCGCGGCTGGGTATCGGTCTGGTGCCTGAGGGGCGGCGCTGTTTTTCGTCACTGACGGTGTCGGAAAACCTGTCTGCGGCAGCACGCCCCGGTCACTGGACATTCGAGACGGTTGCAGAACTGTTTCCCCGGCTTGCAGAACGCAAGGAGCAAAAAGCCGCAACGCTTTCGGGTGGCGAGCAACAGATGGTGGCGATCGCGCGCGCCCTTATGACAAACCCCCGGCTGCTCATTCTGGATGAGGCAACCGAAGGCTTGGCCCCCCTTGTGCGGCAAGAGATCTGGGCGGCCCTCACGGAACTGAAACGGTCCACGGGCATGTCGATTATCCTGATCGACAAATCGCTTGGTGAGCTGTCACGCATTTGCGAACGTGCAACCATACTGGAACGCGGAACCACCGTCTGGTCCGGTGCCATGACCGACCTCACGCCGGACATCAGCACGCGGTATATCGGCGTCTGA
- a CDS encoding ABC transporter ATP-binding protein — protein MTDPVLATHNLSKSFGALTATDDVTLDLRAGEIHAVIGPNGAGKSTLIAQICGGLTPDRGRIEFLGRDVTQEPTRLRARAGLGRTFQISALAMEDSVLQNVMLGALGAMGRPWQFLRPALKDDALRDRAEAALARVGLTDARAKRTAELSHGQRRQLEVAVALSLQPKAFVMDEPMAGLGSEGSKQLTGFLDSLRADAPILLVEHDMDAVFALADRISVLVYGKVIETGTVAEIRASKAVRDAYLGGEA, from the coding sequence ATGACTGACCCTGTGCTTGCCACCCATAACCTCAGCAAGAGTTTCGGCGCGTTGACCGCAACCGATGATGTCACGCTTGATCTGCGCGCGGGTGAAATCCATGCGGTGATCGGACCCAATGGCGCAGGGAAATCCACGTTGATTGCGCAGATCTGCGGTGGGCTGACGCCTGATCGCGGGCGCATCGAATTTCTGGGCCGAGACGTGACACAGGAACCGACGCGACTGCGCGCGCGGGCAGGGCTTGGGCGCACGTTTCAGATATCTGCACTGGCGATGGAAGACAGCGTGTTGCAAAACGTCATGCTGGGCGCATTGGGGGCGATGGGTCGCCCATGGCAATTCCTGCGACCCGCCTTGAAAGATGATGCGCTGCGTGACAGGGCCGAGGCCGCGTTGGCGCGTGTCGGCCTGACGGATGCCCGTGCCAAACGCACCGCGGAACTCAGCCACGGGCAGCGCCGCCAATTGGAAGTCGCGGTCGCGCTGAGCCTGCAACCCAAAGCCTTTGTGATGGATGAACCTATGGCGGGCCTTGGGTCGGAAGGGTCCAAGCAATTGACCGGCTTTCTGGACAGTCTGCGCGCGGATGCCCCGATTTTATTGGTCGAGCATGACATGGATGCTGTTTTTGCGCTGGCCGACCGGATCAGCGTTCTGGTCTATGGCAAGGTGATCGAGACCGGCACCGTGGCAGAGATACGCGCCAGCAAAGCCGTACGCGACGCTTACTTAGGCGGTGAGGCATGA
- a CDS encoding branched-chain amino acid ABC transporter permease — protein sequence MISERGVNSVVLIGLCAVPIWALLVDEPFTITLATRAVIFALAAVGLNIALGWGGLVSLGHAVFFGLGGYAMGILAHHAQTFTPVMEWPFLIEGTKSMPVIWLVAMISAGVAALVIGLLSLRTAGVYFIMITLAFGQMFYYFAISWAEYGGEDGLSIYVRNDFPGLNTLVPIHFFALCFVILCIVLFINARLIKSPFGLALNAARQVPTRVETVGMDPVRLKLVAFVISGVITGLAGALFADLNRFVSPTMFSWQMSGEIMIFVILGGVARLFGPVVGAVLFVMLEHILGGLSNYWHIYLGALLLVIVLFARGGIIGLLCGRGRLDD from the coding sequence GTGATTTCTGAACGTGGGGTCAATAGTGTCGTGCTGATCGGCCTGTGCGCCGTGCCGATCTGGGCGCTGCTGGTGGATGAACCCTTCACGATCACGCTGGCCACGCGCGCGGTGATCTTCGCGCTGGCCGCTGTTGGTCTCAACATCGCACTGGGTTGGGGTGGTCTGGTGAGCCTCGGGCATGCGGTGTTCTTTGGTCTGGGCGGCTATGCGATGGGTATCCTTGCCCATCATGCGCAGACATTCACCCCCGTGATGGAATGGCCGTTCCTGATTGAGGGCACAAAATCCATGCCTGTGATCTGGCTGGTGGCGATGATCAGCGCAGGTGTCGCGGCCCTCGTGATCGGGCTTTTGTCGCTGCGCACGGCGGGTGTGTATTTCATCATGATCACCCTCGCCTTTGGGCAGATGTTCTACTATTTCGCCATTTCGTGGGCGGAATACGGCGGCGAGGATGGACTATCCATCTACGTCAGGAACGATTTTCCGGGGCTGAACACATTGGTCCCGATCCACTTTTTCGCCCTGTGTTTCGTGATCCTGTGCATCGTGCTTTTTATCAACGCGCGGCTGATCAAATCACCCTTTGGGCTTGCGCTGAACGCCGCGCGTCAGGTGCCGACCCGGGTTGAGACCGTGGGGATGGACCCTGTGCGCCTCAAGCTGGTCGCCTTTGTGATTTCGGGCGTGATCACGGGTTTGGCGGGCGCGCTTTTTGCTGACCTCAACCGCTTTGTCAGCCCGACGATGTTCAGCTGGCAGATGTCCGGTGAGATAATGATTTTTGTCATCCTCGGCGGTGTTGCGCGGCTCTTTGGTCCGGTGGTTGGCGCGGTGTTGTTTGTCATGCTTGAACACATACTCGGTGGCCTCAGCAACTACTGGCACATCTATCTCGGGGCGCTTTTGCTGGTCATCGTCTTGTTCGCCCGTGGCGGGATCATCGGTCTGTTGTGCGGGCGGGGGCGGCTGGATGACTGA
- a CDS encoding branched-chain amino acid ABC transporter permease, with the protein MSTILIIEQVLNGLQFGVMLFLMAAGLTLIFGVMGLINLAHGSLYMIGAFAAAAVAGLTGSFLLALIAAMAAAAMAGVLIETVVIRRLYATDHLDQVLATFALILIFSEGTRWVFGSFPLFLDIPDAVSGPVSLPGGIQYPLYRLVLIAVGLGVGLGLALLINRTRIGVQIRAGENDREMIAALGVDISRLYTLVFALGAALAGLAGALVGAIQSVQVGMGEPVLILAFVVIVIGGIGSIKGAFVGALLVGLTDTLGGIFLPELFKLFTDASTATSAGSALASMAIYILMGAVLIWRPTGLYGARA; encoded by the coding sequence ATGTCCACAATTCTGATCATTGAACAGGTCCTGAACGGTCTGCAATTCGGCGTGATGCTGTTTTTGATGGCGGCTGGCCTGACGCTGATCTTTGGCGTCATGGGGCTGATCAACCTTGCGCACGGATCGCTCTATATGATCGGGGCTTTTGCGGCGGCGGCTGTGGCCGGGCTGACGGGGTCGTTCCTGCTTGCACTGATCGCCGCGATGGCCGCTGCTGCGATGGCGGGCGTGTTGATCGAAACGGTTGTCATCCGCAGGCTTTATGCCACGGATCACCTTGATCAGGTGCTGGCCACATTTGCGCTGATCCTGATCTTTTCAGAAGGAACGCGGTGGGTCTTCGGTTCTTTTCCGCTGTTTTTGGATATTCCTGATGCCGTATCGGGGCCTGTGTCCCTGCCGGGTGGCATTCAATATCCGCTGTATCGGCTTGTTCTGATTGCCGTGGGGCTTGGCGTGGGGTTGGGGCTTGCTTTGCTCATTAACCGCACGCGCATCGGTGTTCAGATCAGGGCGGGCGAGAATGACCGCGAGATGATCGCGGCCCTCGGGGTGGATATCTCGCGTCTTTACACGCTGGTGTTTGCACTTGGCGCGGCGTTGGCCGGGCTGGCGGGCGCACTGGTCGGGGCGATCCAATCCGTGCAGGTCGGCATGGGCGAACCCGTGCTGATCCTCGCGTTTGTGGTCATCGTGATCGGGGGTATCGGCTCTATCAAGGGGGCATTTGTCGGTGCTTTGCTGGTGGGCCTGACGGACACGTTGGGCGGTATTTTCCTGCCTGAGCTGTTCAAGCTCTTTACCGATGCTTCCACTGCCACGTCGGCGGGGTCGGCGTTGGCCTCCATGGCGATTTACATTTTGATGGGCGCCGTGCTGATCTGGCGACCCACGGGGCTATATGGGGCGCGCGCGTGA
- a CDS encoding ABC transporter substrate-binding protein, with protein MKVKSLILSAALAAMAGGVSAEGVKVGMITTLSGGGAGLGIDVRDGFMLAVKQSGRDDIEVVIEDDQRKPDIAVQLADKMIQSEKVDVMTGIIWSNLAMAVVPATVAQGKFYLSPNAGPSALAGKGCHPNYFNVAWQNDNLHEAAGAYATSAGYSNSFILAPNYPAGQDALTGYKRTFGGELAGELFTKLGQTDYAAEIAQIRASGADSVFFFLPGGMGISFLKQYADSGIDIPVVGPAFSFDQGILQAVGDAALGVVNTSQWSKDIDNPTNAAFVETFQAEYGRLPSLYASQGFDTANLLISALATASPADADAFRAALKAANFDSTRGDFAFGSNHHPIQDIYAREVIKEGDVFTNKIIGVALEDHADAYAAECKM; from the coding sequence ATGAAGGTGAAATCACTCATTCTGTCTGCGGCATTGGCTGCAATGGCAGGCGGCGTATCGGCAGAAGGCGTCAAGGTCGGCATGATCACGACCCTTTCGGGCGGTGGCGCCGGGCTTGGTATCGACGTGCGCGACGGCTTCATGCTCGCGGTGAAGCAGTCGGGCCGTGACGACATCGAGGTCGTGATCGAAGACGACCAGCGCAAACCCGATATCGCCGTGCAACTGGCCGATAAAATGATCCAGTCCGAAAAGGTCGATGTGATGACCGGGATCATCTGGTCGAACCTCGCGATGGCTGTTGTTCCGGCGACTGTCGCACAGGGCAAGTTTTACCTGTCGCCCAATGCGGGTCCATCCGCACTGGCGGGTAAGGGATGCCATCCGAACTATTTCAACGTCGCGTGGCAAAACGATAACCTGCACGAGGCCGCTGGTGCCTATGCCACTTCTGCGGGCTATTCCAACAGCTTTATCCTCGCGCCGAACTATCCCGCCGGTCAGGATGCGCTGACGGGCTACAAGCGAACCTTTGGCGGTGAATTAGCTGGGGAGTTGTTCACCAAACTGGGTCAAACCGATTACGCCGCCGAGATTGCGCAGATCCGCGCGTCCGGGGCAGATTCCGTGTTCTTTTTCCTGCCCGGTGGCATGGGGATTTCATTCCTCAAGCAATATGCCGACAGTGGCATTGATATCCCCGTGGTTGGTCCTGCGTTTTCCTTTGATCAGGGCATCCTGCAGGCTGTCGGTGATGCAGCCCTTGGTGTGGTGAACACATCGCAGTGGAGCAAGGACATCGACAACCCGACCAATGCCGCCTTTGTCGAGACATTTCAGGCGGAATACGGGCGTTTGCCGTCACTCTATGCCAGCCAAGGGTTTGACACGGCAAACCTGCTGATCTCTGCGCTCGCAACGGCCAGCCCTGCGGATGCGGATGCCTTCCGCGCAGCACTCAAGGCGGCGAATTTCGACAGCACACGCGGTGACTTTGCCTTTGGGTCCAACCACCACCCCATTCAGGATATCTATGCCCGCGAGGTCATCAAGGAAGGCGATGTCTTTACCAACAAGATCATCGGCGTTGCCCTTGAAGACCATGCAGATGCCTATGCGGCTGAGTGCAAGATGTAA
- a CDS encoding energy-coupling factor ABC transporter permease, with product MHIEPGVVDGAKMVLAYGTAAAAAGYSLKLINDDLKTHSVVSFALRSVIAAIGVFIFFEIFPHFAVGISEVHIILGTTLFLLLGSGPAALGLAGGLAIQGLFFAPSDVPMYFVNVSTLLFPLFAVDALAKRVIPQTTAYVDLRYMDVLKMSAVYQGGVVAWVAFWAIYGQGVGADNLSAVTSFGVAYLLVILIEPLADLAALAGAKGLRAMTDRGIFTHRLHNAAT from the coding sequence ATGCATATCGAACCGGGCGTCGTGGACGGCGCAAAAATGGTACTGGCCTATGGGACGGCGGCTGCTGCTGCGGGCTATTCCCTCAAACTGATCAATGATGATCTCAAGACCCATTCGGTGGTCTCCTTTGCCCTGCGCTCCGTGATTGCCGCGATCGGGGTGTTTATCTTCTTTGAGATTTTTCCGCATTTCGCGGTCGGTATCTCGGAAGTGCACATCATTCTGGGCACGACGCTGTTTCTGCTGCTTGGGTCTGGTCCGGCCGCGCTTGGCCTTGCGGGCGGTCTGGCGATCCAAGGCTTGTTTTTCGCACCTTCCGATGTGCCAATGTATTTCGTCAATGTCTCGACGCTGCTGTTCCCGCTTTTTGCGGTGGACGCGCTGGCCAAACGGGTCATTCCGCAGACAACGGCCTATGTCGATCTGCGCTACATGGATGTGCTGAAAATGTCGGCTGTCTATCAGGGTGGCGTTGTCGCCTGGGTGGCCTTCTGGGCGATCTACGGGCAAGGCGTCGGGGCCGACAACCTCTCGGCGGTGACAAGCTTTGGCGTGGCCTATCTGCTGGTCATCCTGATCGAACCCTTGGCCGATCTGGCAGCGCTTGCCGGTGCCAAGGGCCTGCGCGCAATGACCGACCGGGGCATCTTTACGCACCGTCTGCATAACGCGGCCACATAA
- a CDS encoding NUDIX domain-containing protein, with amino-acid sequence MSDIKRQSRRTVYENRWMKVHEDVVTFPDGSDGIYGVVDKDDFVLIVPQHADGRFQLVQQFRYPVGGRYWEFPQGSWETRPGTDPEKVALAELEEETGYLAHSLTRLGHLFEAYGFSNQGFHAFLATGLQEGRVNRDKEEQDMQTASFSLEAIHDMIRSGQIKDAPTIAALGLLAISEHG; translated from the coding sequence ATGAGTGATATAAAAAGGCAGTCACGCCGCACCGTTTACGAAAACAGATGGATGAAAGTCCATGAGGATGTGGTGACTTTCCCTGATGGATCAGACGGGATTTACGGCGTCGTTGACAAGGATGACTTTGTCCTGATTGTCCCGCAGCATGCAGATGGGCGGTTTCAGCTGGTGCAGCAGTTTCGCTATCCGGTGGGCGGGCGTTATTGGGAATTTCCGCAAGGGTCATGGGAAACCAGACCGGGCACGGACCCGGAAAAGGTCGCCCTTGCCGAGTTGGAGGAGGAGACCGGTTATCTTGCACACTCCCTCACCAGATTGGGGCATCTTTTCGAAGCATATGGGTTTTCAAATCAGGGCTTTCACGCGTTTCTGGCAACCGGTCTGCAAGAGGGGCGCGTAAATCGCGACAAAGAAGAACAGGATATGCAAACCGCGTCGTTCAGTCTTGAGGCGATACATGACATGATCCGCTCTGGGCAGATCAAGGATGCCCCAACCATCGCGGCACTTGGGTTGCTGGCTATTTCTGAACATGGATAG
- a CDS encoding cupin domain-containing protein has product MDLHADFSQRVVVHSDKVEWRASPMPGVDRRMLDRIGGEVARATTIVRYAPNSRFSEHTHTGGEEFIVLDGVFSDEHGDFPAGSYVRNPPTSAHSPHSDAGCTIFVKLWQFQPDDRTHVVVDMNKMEFIPDATRAGVGVMTLFHDDQETVRAEKWAAGTAVSMDLPDGGEFLVLEGSMTEGGDQLQQGSWLRLPCASTLNATAGPKGVRLWAKLRHIQHAKPPAP; this is encoded by the coding sequence ATGGATTTGCATGCTGACTTTTCGCAACGTGTTGTTGTTCATTCTGACAAGGTTGAGTGGCGCGCCTCTCCGATGCCCGGTGTTGACCGGCGGATGCTGGACCGGATCGGGGGTGAGGTCGCGCGCGCCACGACAATCGTGCGGTACGCGCCCAACAGCCGCTTTTCGGAACATACCCATACCGGCGGCGAAGAATTCATTGTCCTGGACGGGGTGTTTTCCGACGAGCACGGCGATTTCCCGGCGGGGTCTTATGTGCGCAACCCGCCGACATCGGCCCACTCCCCTCATTCCGACGCAGGCTGCACGATCTTTGTGAAACTATGGCAATTCCAGCCGGACGATCGCACCCATGTCGTCGTCGACATGAACAAAATGGAATTTATCCCCGATGCGACCCGCGCGGGGGTGGGCGTCATGACCCTGTTCCACGACGATCAGGAAACGGTGCGCGCAGAAAAATGGGCCGCAGGCACCGCAGTTTCGATGGACTTGCCCGATGGTGGCGAGTTTCTGGTGCTGGAGGGCAGCATGACCGAGGGCGGCGATCAGTTGCAACAGGGATCATGGCTGCGCCTACCCTGCGCAAGTACCCTGAACGCCACAGCGGGCCCGAAAGGCGTGCGCCTTTGGGCCAAACTGCGCCACATCCAACATGCAAAGCCCCCGGCCCCGTGA